The sequence AATTAAAGTAATTATTTTTATAGTATAGGTAACTATTACTTTTATTTAAAATCTTTTCAAAAAAATGACATCAAATTACCCCTAAAACTTATTCCAAGAAAATTACTATTAAACCTTAAATGTGCATATATCTAATAAAAAAAACAATCTTAGAAATTGTTTAAAATAATTATCTTCCTATTAAATAATTATTATATATACAATTAAGTAAAAAAAAATATACTACTATTCACTTTTATCTAATTACTAACTTATTTAGTTTACCATTATACAAATTTGCTTTACATATTTCAAGTCATATTGATTTAAGAAAAGTGTTTTTATAAAATTATTAAATAAATGTATTAAAAGTTTAAAAATCCCTTAAATCTATAACTATTCCTTATAATAACAAGTTTAAATCAGTGAAATCTCAGTAAAAATATATAATCAAGTGATTAATTTTCTTAAATGAAGATTGATTACAAAAAAGATACTTTTTTTGAAACAACTTATTTTATTAAATATAATTCTAAAAAAATTTCATACAAATATTGTAAATTGTTTCTTAGGATTTGGATAAACAAAAAGTTTATATAATACAATAGATAATTTAAAATTAATGTTCGATAAAATACGAACATACCTATTATAAAAATCGAATATGTGATAAAATGAATGCAAAAGCAAAGAAAATCGGCGAAGGAGTTTACTGGATTGGTGTAATTGACTGGGATATTAGAACCTACCATGGATATACATTAGATGGAACCACTTACAATGCATATCTCGTATTTGGAGAAGATAAAAATGTTGTAATCGATAATGCTTATCCTGGTAAAACCGAGGAAATCATGGCACGTTTAGACGATGCATTTGAACAAGAAGGAAAGGATGTTAAGGTAGATGTAATCGTCCAAAACCATGTTGAAAAAGATCATAGTGGAGTTTTATATGATTTACATAAAAGATTCCCTGAAGCACCTGTATACTGTAGTGAAATTGCAGTAAAAGGATTATTAAAACACTACCCAAAATTAGAAGGTACTAACTTCGTAACAGTAGGTACTGGAGATACATTAGATATTGGTGGAAGAACTTTAGCATTCTTAGATGCTTTCTTACTCCACTGGCCAGATAGTATGTTTACATTACTCGTTGAAGATGGAATCTTATTCCCTAATGACGCATTTGGTCAACACTTATGTTACTCTAAAAGATTCGATTACGAAATCCCTGAAGAGGTACTTATGGATGGAGCAAAAAAATTCTATGCTAACCTAATCACTCCACTTTCAAAATTAGTACTTAAAAAATTCAATGAAATCATCGACTTAGATTTACTTGACAAAATTAAAATGATTGCACCGTCCCACGGTCAAATATGGACCGACCCAATGAAAATCATAAATGCATATAGTAACTGGGCTACTGGAAAAGCTGCAGAAGATAAGGTAACCATCGTATATGATACAATGCACTACTCAACCCAAGCTATGGCTCATGAAATTGCAGAAGGTGCAATGGCAGAAGGTTTCG comes from Methanobrevibacter boviskoreani JH1 and encodes:
- a CDS encoding FprA family A-type flavoprotein, which codes for MNAKAKKIGEGVYWIGVIDWDIRTYHGYTLDGTTYNAYLVFGEDKNVVIDNAYPGKTEEIMARLDDAFEQEGKDVKVDVIVQNHVEKDHSGVLYDLHKRFPEAPVYCSEIAVKGLLKHYPKLEGTNFVTVGTGDTLDIGGRTLAFLDAFLLHWPDSMFTLLVEDGILFPNDAFGQHLCYSKRFDYEIPEEVLMDGAKKFYANLITPLSKLVLKKFNEIIDLDLLDKIKMIAPSHGQIWTDPMKIINAYSNWATGKAAEDKVTIVYDTMHYSTQAMAHEIAEGAMAEGFDVEMFYLHEDERSEIVKSILTSKAVAIGDPTINDVPYPSIGDIMYYLKGLHFNRTGFERAAVTFGSMGGKGGTPEFLAKELADCGFNVIDTEEIYYVPTEEEKVNSFELGRKLAQEAKKINIE